The genomic segment catgccagtgaggggaaaaaaagcaatcaAAAAACCCTGTCTTATATAATTACAAAGCTCCctctaaataataataaaaaaaaactgcagaaaacCGAAATACAACTGTGTTTACTATTTCAATAACATGTTGCCATAACAGCATCAACTAATCTGTTAAAATTTTCCACAATTGTCACAACCTTGCTGCAGGATTTGATCACATTCAGTAAGCAAGCTATTAAATACAAGGCTTTAATCCAGTTCAGTCACCTGTCtcacaatgtttttttgttggtgtcatttgtgtttttttagacCAATCTAATACAGTAACCTCTCTTTAAGGTATCTTTTGGAGGCTCCAGTTTGTGATGCTGCTGAATTTTGTAATATAATACTACTGTACAGTCACCAACATTTTTTATACGAGTTAAAATACAGCGCACACGTTTAGGTGTTGGGCAAAGCAGCTTCACTACAATATGAACAACACTTTATGTTCAAATTTGGACCAATCCCGAGCATTAAAGCGTTAATTGTAATACGATGTATTGGTACTTTTAACTAGTTATAGTCAAATCAACTTAACAGGCAGTTTGTGGGCAGGGTTGTCAATTTGCTTACATGTTTATAGTGACACAAACACCTGGCATACCTTTGGGGTAATTGACAATGTACACCAGGTTTCCCCAGTCGTTCTCCGGTGGGTGCAGGACACCCTCCACAAGCCGGACTCCCCTCATGCACTGGGTCTCTGGGTTTCTGTATCGCAGCCCGCAAGCCCCTGGAAACTGCGCTGCTACGGATGACAGCAAAACAGTGCCATCGTCCTCTGACGGGATCTCCATGGGTTCCTCATTTTCTTCCTCAGCCACCCGAATGTAAAGCTCTGACATGGTGTCCAGGATGGCTGAGCTCTGGTCCAAGCACGGTCAGCTGAGAGAGCTCAAGTTATCAGTAAACACCAGAGTGGTGCGAGCGGATCTACCCCTGGCTTTTAGTTTACTTCTGTTAACTGTGCGCGAAGCTAATGTAACACAAGCGCAGACACGCGAACTGCGTGAAACAGTCACTCTGCGACTCTTTCGCGTTTAACAGCTGGTGGCATGAAAGCCGGGATGGTTTCTTTGCCAGAAATGACACTCGTAAACAAGTTAGCCAGCTAGCCACTGAGCTAGCACACTGAAGTCAGCTCGAAAAATGAATGGCCGTCCAGTTTTACAACGCGCTGTCAACAAATACACGACTCCTCCTCGTGCTTACGAGCGCGTGGCCGAAAATTGTACGTCAATAACAACTTCGACGAGTTATCGAGTTCGACGCAATTTCACCACCAAAGCGAGTATACCAACACAGCTGCACACGGCTAACCTCTTTTAACCTCAAGCTAGCTAACAAAATGGCTGCGGATGCTCACCTTGTAAAGATGACATCATCGACTTGGGAGGGTGCACTCTTATTTGTGGGGctgccaaaaaaataatttgaaaacgTTTTCTGAATAGATTAATTTTTGACTATCAATTGCCAGTTACCGTTTGTGAATTTAAGTTAAACCTAATctgcgttttttttttacatttatcaagTGGAGTGTCGTAACTTGTTTGTGCCAAGGATAAAGCTCCCGAGTTACCCTTTGAAGTCTCACACGAAGCTAGGAGCCCAAACAAAAGGTGTGTAATGTtttgaagaaatttaaaaaaagaaaagcccgACCGATGTTTTGGTAAGCCAGTATTATTGCCCGATATTGGTCAATTGCAGAGACTAAAACTTCCGGTCTTCGTGGTAATTTTTAAAGCACATCACTGacacaataataaacaatagGGACCAAATCTCATCGTTTTCAATGTTAAGTAACTCTAACTGTATTTACAGTTCGTTTTTTagaatttctttttatttaactcCCTAACAATCTGTACATAAAACCCTGTACCCTGACATAAATGAATGAACAAAATGTTTTCGAGATACATACTAACAGAATTTACAGGATAAAGGGAAATAGCTGCAGAAAATTAATAAAAGATGTGCAAACATCCATGCAAATACAGTTTATAAGGCAAACACTGAGCATGCACAATTCttatgagcttgaaagtcaacatTTGGTATGACAACCTTTATTCtgcaacacagcctgaactctctgagGCATGCTTTCgtgtcactttaaaaaaaagaagaagaagaatgatgaCTTGACAGTCACCCTTCTACTGAGACCATTTCCGATGAGGCTTCGGTGAACAGCAGATGATCAACTGAAGGGTCAattgcatctctcaggtcctgtgtcaggtctttgctggattagTTTCCTTTTTCTTAAGGACACAACTTTCAGACACTGTTCATCTACCACAGTTTTTTGTAGGcctttcacattttcttttgtcctccatttGTCCAGTGTCTGCATTTTCTTAAGGACACACTGGACACCATACTGacatatgacttttttttttggctaacagcactttgagaatcaacttgtcAGGGTAAAATACCATTTTCTACCTGCCAAATTCAACCAATAAAATGATCacgtgtttttgcaacaggctgctagtaacaaagtgcctaaagacgCAATTTAATAGAAGGTAAAGTAAAGTGAGATTTTATTACAGGGGCAACAATCTCTGCATCGATGTCAAGAAAACAATAAAGGTTAATAAAAGGAGGTCACTGGAAGTGAAAGGGGTAATTCATGATGGATGACAAACACAAAAGGACACGTTCCTGTAAAGTTTATTTTCACACATGCTCAAAACAGCaattgttcttttatttttaagctttttttctcacttggcttttaacaaagcaaagtaaaCACACCTGTGCTTTAGCCTATCCAGGCCAATGACACCACCCCTCACCTACAAATAAGACTATCCACAGACATTTCCATCACTTCACCATGGATCACATCAGAGTTGGCATCCTTGCTATGTGAGTAACAGAGAGATGTATAAACGTTATATCTACATCGTCTTTCAAATATAAGCTGCATTTGATGCTCTTTTCTACagctttttgcagtgttttatcACAAAGAGTGCATTTTTCATTCAGAAACGAGAATGGATTCAAACTTCAGCAGCAAGATTAACAGGTGAACATTTATTCACTTATGATCTAAAGCTGTTATGTTCCTAGTGTTTGTGAGAAATCTACCTGCTGCAATTTCAGAAGATGTGGTTTGCTTTCCTGAATACATGGAGATGTGGATGCACAGTGCAAGAATTGAGgagttcagggtctggctgtCGAGGGCGCTAAGTATCCAAGGTAATTCTTTATGACAAGataaatgactttaaaaagcatttatttaatGTTGAACATGTCATTTCTGAATCACTGCTTCCTTTTCACAAGCCAACCTTGCATCTCTGGATCACCTGAATCTCCAGCTGTCTGCCTGTGGATTCTCACTGCAAAACGACCCCGACAATAACTACGTTTTTAGAGTCAGCTACACCGGGTGTTTTGTTCGGCAGCAGGTTTGGCAGTCTTTTCTGAAATATGCAATCCATATATACAACCTCAAATCTTTTAGTCTTGGACTTGGGCTTGATGGTGATAATGATCTGTGTTTATATTGACTTTTCAGAATGGCTTTAATGTCTTAACATTAAATTTGGTGCAGAGGATGAATCGATTTGGAAGCCAGCCTCACAGTTTCACAATGAAGTGCCCTGTGATGTCTGTGGTGCAAAGCAGAGAGCAAATCCACTGTGACCCTGAATATGTTCAGGTAACAATGAACATTTTGCCACATTTCAACCTAACTGTATTTATATAAACCtaactgtatttatatattagGATTAGTCTGCTTTGTTACTAGAAATAATTTGTGTGTGCCCTCAGGTGATCAGAGAAATTCCCTATGGAAACTGGGATAATGAGGTAGTAATTACATTCAGTGCCTGGAATTCTGATTACCTTCTAAATGATCATAATTTTGTCTGTAGATGTTTAATGTTTGGAAAGCAAGTCTaactctttttttgtatttattgtctggtttttgctgcagctgcagtggtCGCTGTGTCTGGACGATCACCTCCTTGTAGCTCTGGAGGATGCCAGCTTGATTCAGATGAACATTGATGTGAATGTAACAGACATAAGAGTTCAGGGCAGGAGGAGGGAGATCTTAAGGCCTGTCAAAGTGAGACTTCACACAGCATTATGCCACCTAGTGACTATTGTTAGTATTACAACTGAAATGTTATCAATTACTGTTTGGTTAATACAGATAATGGAAAATGAAGGAGAATCTTTGGATTTGAAGCTGGTCAGAGACAGATATGCCTACAGTATGGAAGCAACTTGTCCAAAAGGTGGGTAACAAGGACAGAATTGGAGCTGGAAGTTATTTTTCCTTTGCAAAATGagttgtgactttttttttttttaagttatccaACAACAATAGTGAGTGTTTGAGTTTAagtagagcaggggtgtcaaacacaaGGCCTGGGGGCCAGAAGCAGCCTGGCACAGACTCCAGTCGGGCCCACTGggtggctttggaaaatgtaaaaGAGGGTataaattttggacttttaacagtattttcatctgttttacagcttttacagttCAACAGCTACAATTTTTCACTATCTATTATAGAAATATAGTATGTTTTTTCGCAGTTTAAGAAGAAGGTTAATATtctgtaaaataacaaaaacctgTCACTGTGCTGACCTTTACATCagtaaaaatcacattttttgtttaatgttgATAAAAACATGTGGGATGGGGACATTGgctctttttctgtcttctaAAGAGAACATATCAgttataaaaatgttaaaaaatacttaaatgtaaAAGTCCTGAATCCAAAGCCAAAATATTCTTAACTCCAAAGTATTCACAATAGTTCTGTATGTGGTCATAGTTTGAACTAAAGCTACAAAGTTTCAGCTTGGTCCAGTGGATTCAAGGTCAGATCCAAAGGGTCACAAGTTAAATCTGTGGGTATCATCAGATGactgatgaaaatgaaataatagtTTTGAAAGTGGCACACTTTTTGTATATTTGCCTCTGTACACAACACAgtagattttaaattaaacccCCACAATGTAACTGAAGCACAGACTTCCAGCTTAAATTCAAGGGGTTCGTCTAAAATATTgcactgtttaggaattacaacCATTTTTATATAAAGTCTTCAACATATACAAATGTTCAACATTAACTGAACAAAGTaacatgattttaaacacaAGGATTGTTGCAGTCAATGACTGGGTAAAATCTAGAGCCCATGGAGCTCTCTAagtgctgtgtttcctccatTGAGATGCTAGGCCAGGTCTTCACTGTAGTCGccttcagttgctgcttgtttgtgggtctttctgccttcagttttgtaTTTCTTAACTAAAAAACATGCTGGGTTGAgttcaggtgactgacttgacCATTGAAGAATATCAGATTTCTTTCCattgagaaactcttgggttaCTTTGCATCATTATCAATCCACAGTTCATCCTCATACTTCTATCAGGAGTCACATCATCAGAAAATACTCGTGATTCAGTGTCCGTGGCAGTCATACACTTCCATATCAAAACACTGCCTCGACCTGTTACCTCTCATTCTGCATACTGTTCCTATTCTCATCATTCTGGTACAAGTTTACCAGAATAATGAGAATAGGAACAGTATGAGAAGTTTACCAAATCTTGGTTTTaccaagattttttttccagaacCATGCAggcttttttagatgttttctgacaAAGTCTAATCCAGACTTTTTCTTGAGGTTAACCAGTGGTTAGCACCTTGTTGTAAATCCTCTGTATTTACATTAATGAAGGTTCCTCTTGATTGTGGACTTTAACAATGACAAGCTTACCTCTTTGAGACTCATTCCTGAGTTCATTAGATGTAATGAAGCTGCTTTTCTTTGAACAATGTAAATGTAATGCACTTCTGTGGTCAACCACTTTAGTTGTCAGGCTCTTTGAACAATAAGGAAATAGGCCACGAAACGCTTTACCAGTCCACTGTCCGATAACTTTTGAGCATCTGAAAGTAGGAGACTGTATATAACAATGGCTCATTTCCAAAACATATTGtgcaatatttttgttaaaccaTTTGAAAGTTTGCACTTTACCCACATGGTGATTGTTTGGTTTATAATCCACTGTGACGGTGCAGAgaagcaaaatttaaaaaagatttatgaTTGTCCAAAAATGTATCAACCTCATCGTCTATCTCATTTTatatatgttaaataaatacagagCAAAAGTGGAAATGTAATCAACTAGAAATTGGCAACAAGTGAAAATACTTATAAACAGATACATCAAATATAATTACTTGTTAATAACTAACCACATTAACAcatcttattttatttcagtgaaCGCATCCACGGCAGACAAGACTGTGCTGCACATCCTCAAACGCCGAATGGGTTTGACCAGAAGAGGCACCTATCACAATGAAGCACTGACACTCAGTGACCTGTCAGTTAACCAGAcagatactttcacagtgcatgAGACGAGTGAATTTGTAACTCTGTCCATTCCCACAGCCCAAATACTCCAGACAAAAGTTAGTGCTGAAACACAAACCTGTATGACTGCAAATCACCGTGGTAGTGCATGGCTGTTAAAGCATACGCTAACATGAGTAAACTGTGTGGCTTTGAGGATTCATTAAAGAGCAACACATCTAACCCAGGTTTATTTTACAGCCCTGCACAGATGACAACCGGCTCCTGCAGCCGTTCTACAGGGTGGATGCTGTGCTCACCTTCAGAGAGACAAATCACAAAATGCACTGGACCATGGAGTGCACGCTGCCATGCATAGGTGAGTTTTCTGCTGATGAGCACAGTAAAAACTAAAGAGGTAATCAATTATTGGATGTTTTCTTGACCATGGCATTTAATATAGTCACACCAGGCACTTCTTGTTTGTTGCTCAGCCAGACGCTTAATGTTTCAATCCTATTAATGAAAACACTCCAATATACGCATAtcagacactttattaggtacacattgTCTGTACTGGGTTGGATCCCCTTTTGGATGCCAGTCTAGGTTTATCTCTGACCCATGGCCCTATGCTCTCTCTTCACATTTTCCACTCTTCACTGgacaaatgttaaaaaaaaatcaaataaaaataatatcacATAGCAATAATCAGTCATATCAATATCAATAGCACTCATTTTAAAATCCCTTCTTCAACAATCATTTTCAGTGGAACAATTTCTAGATATATCAGAGTATGATTGCACATTTTCAGCATATGagtgttaaaaatgtttcaatcctttaaaaaaacaccaagaaaaaCTACTCACCCATCATAATTTAAAATGCCACTGCACTGATTTACTACTGTATAAGACACCCGCTGAAAATCAAATGGataaatatttaacatcaacaGCTTTTGCACACATTTTCCACAAATAACAGGGAGCAAGGTCGGGAAGTACAAGTCATATATTTGCTAGCATACCCCTCTGCTATCAGAACCCTTCAGAAAAGATGCCTCTTTGAATCAGTGGAGAGTAAAAATGATTGAGAAAATATTTGCAGCTAAAATGCAGTTCATGAGGAAAACACATACTGCATGAATACAGTTAGGCTTTGGGTCACAAGCTAGAACCAGGACTTGAACTTACAGTGTGACTTATAATCTGTCCACTTTAATGTTATGGTATCACTGATTCTGTGTAATATAAATTGAGGGATGTGCTCAATTGATATCGGTGTTAACTGAGCTTCTCCTGCTTTCTGGTTCTGGGGCATTTTTTTGGCTGCCATGTTGAAAGTTTTGCCTTTGCAGCCACAGTTacctgttcttagctgatagGAGTGGCACTTCCTGTAGTTTTCTACTGCTGTAGCCCGTCTGCCTCAAGGTTTGAGGTGTTATGTGTTCAGAAATGCTCTTCAGCATACCTAGGTTACAATTAACTGTTATTTGTCCATTCTGTCcattcttctctcttttttggaccattctgtGTAAACCCCAGAGATCGTTTGTGGGGAAATCCCAGCATATCAGCtgtttctaaaatactcagaccagcccagcTTGCATGAACAACTACGCCACGTTcaaaatcacttaaatcacaTTCTTCCCCATTCTAATGTTTTGGTTTGAACCTAATCAGGTCACACTAAAGATGgctacacagctacattcactggctgattagatatttgctttAACAAGCAGGTGT from the Pelmatolapia mariae isolate MD_Pm_ZW linkage group LG20, Pm_UMD_F_2, whole genome shotgun sequence genome contains:
- the lg20h1orf127 gene encoding uncharacterized protein C1orf127 homolog; translation: MSVVQSREQIHCDPEYVQVIREIPYGNWDNELQWSLCLDDHLLVALEDASLIQMNIDVNVTDIRVQGRRREILRPVKIMENEGESLDLKLVRDRYAYSMEATCPKVNASTADKTVLHILKRRMGLTRRGTYHNEALTLSDLSVNQTDTFTVHETSEFVTLSIPTAQILQTKPCTDDNRLLQPFYRVDAVLTFRETNHKMHWTMECTLPCIAAPDNTSSHVTSSPGPNNITPSTLDSTRETVTTDEPLPDLVTIPEENLKERDSFKPAKFPTTNLPHMLREGRSFNIHADEIIRDDVSSSVLDNGTSIDINANTTSFFDFLHAATNVSAESDLLTSAATAQTPHMSLTTLAQPDKEYQELNTTRRNEQQQKEKKLQWIW